TATAAAACACAAATATATCTATTTTGGTTTTTATCATTTTTGGAATAACCTCCCCTGTAAAGTAATTCACATATATGAACCTTTCAATGCATTCTGATGTTTTGCATGATGTTTTTCTGAGTTTGAGGTCCAAAACTGTGCACAGATAAACATGCCAATGGTGAAGAAAATAGTCTCACACCTCATAAACCTTACATTTCATTTCACCACAGGTTTATGCAGAACTTTTTCCTCATCACTCTTAATAATGGTATAGAACACTTATCAACTAACTAACCACTCACCATGTCTTAAAGAATGTCAAACCTTACAAAATGTCTGTCTTTATTAAGTTCTAAATGAACTTTGATGACCAATAAACCAGGAAGAAAAACAGATGTTGGTATGTATACTGTTGTATATAAGTAACCATGAGTTCAAAGAACCATCACAATATTTGGCTATAAAGCAGGCAAAAATATTATTCAAGTAAGTTAAATGGATGTAATCATTTAATTAAATCAAGTCTAGGTATGATATTAGCTCTCCTAGGTTTGCATTGCAATTGATTTGGTTCCATATTTTAACACAACTATAAATTGGTAAACCCTACTACTGGTCAGGGAATGCTTTCGAGGAAACGTGCATTGCCCCTAGTGGGAAACCAGCCCAGAAAAGACCAAATAACttacagaaaaaaacaaaaaacaacacaagaAAACCACCCTACTTCTCTACCATCTCGTCTTCGACCACCTTCCCCTTCAACTCTTAAGGAGTGTGTTTTAAAAGTGCATTAAGGTTAATCCAAGTCCCACTTTGACCATGAAAATCTTAAATATCTACCATACAGCCAAATAAGGCACTAATGGGGAATACTGCAGCATTGCAGTAACATTACAGTATGCCCACTAGCTCCATCTTATCAACTGCTATCAGAAACTGGCAGTAAGTTACTATTTAGTCCTGCTGTGCCGCTGCAGTATCATAGGACTGCATAGAATTAAGTATTCTTGTATGTCCTTTACAGTACTTTGTATGTTGCACTATCTGCTGTTCATCATATCCACCATTTCCATTGACTTTCCTTTCTACGCTCACTTTCTAAAACTTTATTCCATATACTTCTATCCAATCCACAGACATGTCCCcttactcacccacacacaattTTACCAACCACTCTAATGTCCAGCCCATGTCCAACCCTACAACATGCCACTCCTTTCTCCATAATTGTAACCTGATCCATACCAACGTATAACCTAATTAATTTTACTGAGACAAAAGTATACTGGTATATGCTTCAGATCACAGACTTAACAACATACGAAAACTTCCAAGCACACAGACCTATAACATTATTCTAGAAATAAAGTAATTCAGTACTAATAAAGGTATGAATGGGTTTGGTAACTCAGCAGTGAGATTAAGACCTTAACAGCCaatgtcctctctctcaccctttaaAGAAGTAGCCTTAGCTACTATTACATTATCCCTCCTcaaccccaccaccctctctctctctctctatgagtgggcccagccccctcctggCCAGCATAGAAAAGCTTAAATAGTAAGCAGTGCTACAGGTGCACAGTATACTATACTGGAGCAGCGGCTTGCACTCCTATCCTCTAGACTAGCTTTGTTTAAATGCCAAGTATGGATGCTGTGTACAATCAGCATATCACCTGCTAACAGCACTACAGGGGTTCCTGTTTAATGGAATCTAAACAGATATCAGGTGATACATACCCACTTCATCTCTGCTTAATAAGGATAATTccttaataatgataataataataatatttaattCCCTGCACCTCACTAAAGCTTTTATCAACTGAAAACTTTAAACTTTATATTATTTCAAGTATGAAATGTTTCGCAGGTTTCCATTTCCAAAAAGGCACCATCAAGTTTtcaaaaacattttgttttaaaaTAGCTTGTTTGATAGTACTTATTTGATGGCATAGCACACTGGTAGCCAATATGTGACCGTACAAATTTTATATAAATGGGACAAAAAGATACAAATCATAGATGTTAAAAATCAAAGCACACAACTTGATGTGATAGTAGATCACCGGTTAACTTGGTGCAAATGCTGATACTGGCAGCTCATTGGTTGATGTTGAACCTTGGGGAAACCCATTCGCATGAGTTCATTGACAGACATCATCCAGAGTGTGTGGTGGCAATGGAAGCTCAAAGGTTGACATCGCGTACGTCTGTAGGGGTGCTGGACTGGGCCTGCTGCTCCATGGCCTTGCTGCCTGCTCGTTTGGATCCAGTCTCCTTACTCTGCTGATGGCAATCCCTAAGGCTGCTAGCCAGGACTCTCTCAATCTGCTCCTGACAAGCCCGCAGACAGTCCTGTAACACAGACACTCAAAGCAATGATCACACTGACAACACTtgggctatacacacacacacacacacacacacacacacacacacacacaaactgttgtAGAGTAGCTTTGGTCACATGAATGGCATGCCAAAATGGAATTATGGGTCTTGTGCTAGGTAGTCCTGTCAGTTTCATGGGCAGTCTTACAGAACAATGGATACCAGAGAACACAGACACCATTACAGCACAGCTGCTTTAGGGCCACTTGTGTCCTGTCAGACACAGTGTGGGAGGTTAAAGTGACCATTAGGCCTACTAATAGCCACTAAACTGAGACCAAGGAGGTCACCAAGGTTTATCAGGGGAAGCCCAGCAGACCTAAAACCCTGGACACCTCCTCCCTGACTGTGAAGACCTGCAGAACAACCAGGTGGCCCACGAGGCAACAGCTTTGACCTGAACCACCGCCTTCGAAAAAGGGGTGTGAAAATGAATATAGGACAGGATGTTGTCAAGATTCCCTGCagcacttgtaaaaaaaaaaaagaagaggatTCTCCTTCATGCCAGTCTTCCTTGTTCCCCTCCACAGATCCAGGGAAGCAACTGATGTGGGAGGTCTACGAGCCGACGGCGGGGGCCTTCAAGAATGTACCCGGCTCGCAAAGAAGCCAGCATTCCTTTGAAATGTACGGATAATTAGAACCCGATGGGCCGCAGTCGGAGCGCCTGTTGTGACGGTTGCGCAGGGCCGGTGTTGCTATGGCGACATAATAACCACAAGCCACTGGGGGGTGAGGCTGGTTGTTCTTCTGACAGGGTTGGCTGGTGTGGCTTCTAGTTCCTGTGCTTCTGCCCTAACCTCTTGTGCTTGTATCAACAAAACCTGTGTGAGCAAGGATCACGGTTGAAACATGCAGTTTGTTAACTGCAGCCCACAGATTCCACAACTTTCTGCTTATGTTAGCAATCCTGAATGAGCTGTCACTGCAGCTCTGACAGACGATCTCTGTCTGTCATTTCTCCTGGAAAGATGGCATGTGTAAGGTTTAGGAGAAACAGACCCAGGAGGGGTAAGTTAAAGAGGGAGCCATGCATAGGAACTGCCTGTGTTGTACCGCAAGAATGTAGGCCCTGGGTTCTAAGAAGACATTCCCTCGCCGCGGCCCTTTATAGCAGCAGTCTGGATTCTGAGCCAAGACCCACAGGCTCTCTCCATGAAAAGTAAATAGGTTCAATGTGGGTCTACAGCAGCTATTGACGTTGTTTACTATAAGGTTCTCCATGGTGCAGCCCAGAGGAgcttggaaaaaggaaggaagaCAGGCTTCGATGGCCCATTATGACCTCCTAGAGCCCCTATACTAAGTGTTGGCAGAGAATACCTGCTTCTTCAAAAAGACTTGTACTACCCAATCCCTGCTGCCATGTTCGGGAAATGTTCTCTTGTCTCCTATGTAGCGCAGCGCAGTACTCACCACCTCCGTGTTGGTGATCTTTGCCAGCAGGTCAGTCAGATTGTCCCGGCTCAGTGACTTGTCGGCCTGGTCCAGTTGCAGGCCGCAGACGGCTGCTCCCACGCTGCCTGTGGCGATCATGGAGGGGGGGTTCATGGCCAAGCTGAAATCTGAAGAAGAGAGACAAGGGGGCTCAAGCTCTACACCAGTGAGACAGAAACTTCTATGAGTAGAAAGGGAGCAAAACCACAACTTGAAATTCGAGTTCACCATTGTGCAAATCTGCGCAGTAAGTAAGTTCAAAAGTAGTCTGAGGGAAGTGTGTGAGTCATATTGAAGAGCTGCAAAACAAAAAATGGACAATAAGCTTTCTACCTATTCTAACCTGAATTTCCCACAGTCTAAAAATGTCAACATGGCTTTGATTGGCTATATGATTTCGCTTACCAAGCCTCAGCCCTGATTAGAAAAACAGTGCTGAAATCCTCCTACTCAGTGAGCAATGAGTTCCAGGAACTACTCCCTCCGGTCCCCCATCACGGCCCAAAGGTTTGAGCGACAACAGGCcgtctggtggggggaggaaagaggccTGGGGAAAAGACCTGGAGGAAACTGCTACAGTCTGGCCTGGGGAGGCTCCAGGCCCCTCCCATATTTGCACGAAACCAAGCCAGGAAATACTCGGGTTCAGTCCAGCCCAGCACATATACAAGACTATCCCAGCTCGTACACTGGCACTACCCAGCACAAACAGAGGCCCATCCCAGCACAGATCCTGGTGGCCTTGGTGGCTTTTTACTCTTTATAGAAAGAGGATGCGACTGATAGGTTTGGATAATCCCCAGAGAGTAGCCCACTAAGCCTGTCTTTCCCGGCCCATGTGCACCCAGCTGGCCAGATGAGGAGCTCCCCTGTCATGAGAACAACATTTTGAGATCACATAAAAccccaaacatttacatttctcCAAACCACTGGCTGCCTTTTTCACTGTGGCTGTTTTGTGCTTGGATATAACTGTCTGCATATGAATAGCGGGGAGACCACTGAAACACGCCCAAATAAGAAATGCTACATTAAAAGAGCACTAAACAGGGCATGGGACTCATTGAAGGACCCCATGATTCCAATAACGCACTGTTGTAAACAAGTACCCAGGGCCAGATCTGACCAAACAGGCATATACAAGAAATCTTGCCACATTTAAGTGCCCTTCTTTGCTTTGTTTCATTTCCTCAGTGAAACATGTTTAAGAGGACCGAAGCGAGAAACACAGTCATATACATAACACATACATAACAGGACTGTGTAAGATGAGGTTAGCCATTCCATGACTTGCACTGTCTTTCTATCCTATAGTCAGTCGTGACATAGAATGTCCCTGAAAGAGGAATATGTGTTGGTGACTCAGCCCTGCAGTAGGAAAGGCCTGAGGGGACATCTGAGTTCACACCACTCCTCGACCACCGACGTTTATTTTGGAGATGCATCGTGgttggagaggaaggaaggaagatggCTGGCCTCTATCCCAGAATAATCAAACCTGGAAACCCCACAGTCAACAAACAGGACCAATAGTGAGCAATGACCAGCCATCCAGCTGCACAGTCacaaaaggagggggggggtccactGATGCTGTCACTGACTGCCATCAGAAGAGTAGGTTAATGTAAACACTCCCCCTCACTAAGAGAATTCTCCCATACTCCTGGAAGAATATAATGTCTTGTACACACAAGCATTCCTAAGCAGCTGAAAGCAGCTGGATTGTTTTTGTGGACTAGCACACAACAAGCTGTGTTTCCATAGATGGACAGTGAGGGGGGAATGGACTCCCAGCCAAACAACCCCGCCCTTAGACAGGGGAGTACAGATATAGGGTCAGAAGAGAACACTCAAACGTGACTCATCGTGTGggaaagtgtgtgcgtgcagaagCAACTAACTTaaccagagaaagacagatggatggaAAATTGTGGCATCGTACATTAAGATAGTTTTATGCTACCCTACCTGTGGCACACAGAGCGATGAATGTCTCGGTGTGCTTGCGGACAACGGCAAGCTTGTCCATGGGCAGGGGCAGCCTGCGCACAATGTGCTCGATGAAATCATTGGGAATGACCGCCGCCATGTCCCACTTCAACTTGCCCAGGACAACCAGCTCCCACTCCTGAAGGACAAACAACATGCAAGAATTTCAATGTCTCAGACTAAACAAAAACTGTGCATGCAGAGTTGGGAACTTTGTTATGACCGCTTGTTTTTTTTGTCGTTGTTGCTGTCTTGTTTTATACGATATTTGATTATCTGAGATGGGTGTGAGATGGGTTCCCTTATGAACTTCTGCTTTGCGATGAAACACCACAGCCTGTGACAATTCAGAGAAAAAACAACCCACAAACTTTCCTTCACCCCTactctctctcattatctgcATGCTTGTCTCATTCTTCTCATCCTTGGGGTTAACACTGACAGCATGTAACAAGCCTCGCCCATGGTTGGATTCCCAGCCAGAGTAGCAGTAGTCACTTCCTTCCTGTCACACTCCTCAGCTAGCAAGCTCGCTAGCGTGGGATCAAACCAAACTGAGTTGAGCTTTTTCAGAAGAACTCCTCATTCTTAGCGTCATGAAGCaatggtaaaaaataaataaaagtgtgaccAATTCGGTACACTTCTGATTTCCTTATTTGAAGCTCCAAAATCGCCATGGTAGATGGCACAATCCCTTTGTGTTCTTTTTCTGGTAAGGGCCGGGGCAGCCCAGGACACAGTAAGAGAGAACTCATCCATCCCTGTGTTTTTGCTAGCCTACAATACACATGCTAATGTTTAACCTATGCTTGACTCATGCAGTGTTGACTGTGGATGAGCAGGGAGGAGGTCTACTGGGGCTATGTGCTCACTTCCTGGACAGCTGCCCTTGCAGAATCCCCCTGAATTCCCACTGAAGATGCACCAGCAGGGTCTTACAGTATGAAGCCAAATATCAAAATATCAACATGTTCTCTCTTACAGTCAGGTTCCTGTGACTTCTCTGTGTCTTACGATCAGGTTCTCTCTCTAATTACCCAGGAATCTGCAGCACTAAACACTCTACTGTGAATCCCAGCTGCCGAGAGCAGAGATACACTAACCTGCAAGTCTGCTTTTTAGTGATTCATACTAGGCCTCCTGTGTAGCGTGGGTGGGAGATGTCGTAAACAGGGGTTGTAACAAAGTAAAGGAAGAAGCAGTAGGAAGTACTTAGCAGTACTCAGTGTGGCTGGTTAGAGGATGGTCTGAGACAGTGGAATAAAACACTACTAAAATCACTCATGAAAAAGCAGAAGGCATTTTTCATGACTTCATCTTTTGTGACCATTCTCATTTTCATTGTTTGAAATGCAAAGAAAGTAAAAGATAAGGATACGGCCCTTAAAACAGGAAATTACTATAGTATCAATGAGTTTATGACTGTATTAGATCTGCAGCAAACAGTGATGCACAAACCTCATCTCTACCTCACTCAATGATCACCATGATAGAGTCAATGAATGACTGCCACTAGATGGCGATACATGTCACTTCAGAGACAATCAGTTTACATGTGCTCTTAGAATAAGTCCCTCTACTTGTAACTTTATGGGCCTTCGCTGCTCTGCAGTGGTCAACTAACTTAGGCCTGCCGACTTAAAACAGATGTTGCGCATTGAATGAAAAGGGAGTAATGAtctaaatacaaatacatttctgTGATGAGTAATCTAAAAAACAATAAGCACATATTTAAAGACAACGTTTCTTACCAGTATTTCCCTTGGTGTGATGGAATTGTCTGTGTACATACAGAGCTTTTCTGTAGTTAATGGACGACTCTCCTTTAACTTGGAGGCAAGGAATATGCACACAGCCCCTAGGAGTTGTAAGTAACTCTTTCTAGTGGGCACAACAGCTAAATATCTGTCCAAATAGTTAATGGCCAAAGGAAACACATCATCTTCACTCTTCTCCTCTTCACAAACCTATAGAAATGGaaaaaatacaatattttttttttccagtGTAATTTATGGCCTTGGCACTAAAAACTGCAGTTTTACATTACACCTGAATAAAAGCTACAGCCTAAACGTTAAGTTTCTGAACTAAAACTCAAGTGTTTGGATTAGTTTACTGTACGTATAGGCTAATAATGTCTACTTGATAAGCTTTACAGTCTAGGTCAAATAGCTAGGAAGTCCTGCCAAAACATCTAGCCTAGCCCACACCATGTCCCTCGTGTCGCCGATTTTCAAGAAATGTTAAAAAAATATAGATAAATTGTCTTATGACAACATATCAAGATCATAAAAGTCACAGGGTAGCCTTCTAACATTCCCGAACATTCTGATTATGTTTTATTGGTTCTAACCTTAAATTGGCTAAGTTCAAAAAGTTAACTAAGCGGATGCATGCATGTTGATCGACGCAGCTCAGCGTTGACTTCTgagaaaaattataataattataCGTTAAGGAAAATATGGATATATTCAACATGAAAATTAAGCTTTAAGGGTGGTCTATCGTTTAAGTCATCCACTTACTGATAATATTTAATGTTTTGACATTCAGAAAATCGAAAACATATGACAACAGCTGCCTTGACCCTTCATACGCCTTAGATGAGTCATTTTTTGTCAATGGACAGAATGAGGTTAGGCTACATAGACACATCAGCTCACAGGATAGGCTATTTAACAACCCATCTATAACCAACTTAATTAATGTATTGCAATATGCTATTTCATGTTAATTTGTTAGGCTTCTATCGCAAACATGCGCTCCGGTATAACTTAATGCAATTCAATGCAAAACCGGCAGACATGATTTTTAACCAATGCGCACAAAAGGTTCACAAACCTCGTGCATCCATGCTGCAACCATTCGTCTCATATACGGTTGTATATCCTTCTGGACACATTTAAAATACGAACACTGTGGTAGGAACCTGTCTTCAATGGTTAACAGACTTTGCAAAACTCTGTCATCACACAGAATGTTTTGATCAGGTTCGGCTCTCAAGACTTTGTCCTCGAAGCAAAAAAGTTCCATGGTTTCGGGTCCTCTCTttaccaaaaaaataaatagcGTCTAAATAACGTCAAAATAAAGTGAACGGGAGTGGGGACAGTGTAAATGCGAAGAAGTGCCCTGGAGGAAACATGAGGGAGACTGCAGGGTAGCCTTCCCAGGCGAAGTCCAGCCTCTCGATGTCgctttctttcctctccctctgccttacTGTAAGCTACTAGGCTATACTTTCCTCTCATTACAATCTGAAGCATGCAGAGTGCGTAACGTAGCCTAGTCCATGTGACGCATGCATATTTTGATTAACAGACAGCTATACAGACGGGCTGAACGCAGAGAATATTTCCTTCTGTGCACTGCAGAGTAGGAACCGGATGACTGCCACCTCACTTTGTCTATACCCAACCCTTTGTACTGTATCCTCATGGCCTCGCGCACTACACATGCGCTGATGCGTTGAAATACAGAATGAACGAAAATAGGCATACAGATAAGTGAATAAATAGTAATTTGCCAAAATAAGCATCATTTTATATATTTGCAGATGACAACCACAACCTACGTGCAGTCGTGCCAGCAAGAAATAGTCATGAAAATACAATAGTGTTGCATGCATATATAGGGCATTCAATCACCTGTATCGAGTGGAGTTGATTACTTATTTTAAAGAATTTGGTGTATGGATGTACAATAGGGTAGTCATAAAATTAGGTGTCCTGACAATATAACAGAGTATTACTCCCATACAAGTTTTGATTGACACAATAAACAATGTTTATCTGATCAGATATTGCAAAATATTGTATAATTAGCCTATGCTGTATTACACATTTTTCCAAGTTTTTACTGTCATTCTAGCTGCAGCTAAAACAtttttatgtgttttttagtGCTACCAAATGTACCTATACAGAACAAACTGTAATGAAAGTATGACTAATTTATATGGCCCTAGTAACTGCTTGGTTTGATGATTTTACAAATATCCCCTTTCACTATGATGACCAGGGAGCTGAATGAGATAATGAGTTTCATTGAGAAAAAAGGGCTGCTTAGTTGCACTGAGAATGGAAtgcagagtgagagggggaattGTCTCCACGGGAATGTCAAGGTTAGACAGATTAGTTATACTTCAAAGGGAaaagggctgagagagagttcATTCTGAATGGAAATTTCAGGTCAGAAGGATCTGCAATTACAACCAAGTTGTGCAGGGTGAAGAGGACTCCACTTGGAATATTTTGGAGACCACCAGACCCATACCATATCCGtaccagacagtcagtcagacccTTGGGGAAAACAGAGGTGTCAGAGTGATAAAGCTCACTTGCCCTGCACCGCCGTGTGTGCATGTATCCAATGATAACACATGTCAGGCGCTATCACACACCCTGGGTCGCACAGAGGTATCACAGAATGGGCGAAGCC
The Osmerus eperlanus chromosome 17, fOsmEpe2.1, whole genome shotgun sequence DNA segment above includes these coding regions:
- the ccnd2b gene encoding G1/S-specific cyclin-D2b, with the translated sequence MELFCFEDKVLRAEPDQNILCDDRVLQSLLTIEDRFLPQCSYFKCVQKDIQPYMRRMVAAWMHEVCEEEKSEDDVFPLAINYLDRYLAVVPTRKSYLQLLGAVCIFLASKLKESRPLTTEKLCMYTDNSITPREILEWELVVLGKLKWDMAAVIPNDFIEHIVRRLPLPMDKLAVVRKHTETFIALCATDFSLAMNPPSMIATGSVGAAVCGLQLDQADKSLSRDNLTDLLAKITNTEVDCLRACQEQIERVLASSLRDCHQQSKETGSKRAGSKAMEQQAQSSTPTDVRDVNL